Proteins encoded by one window of Halomonas sp. Bachu 37:
- a CDS encoding gamma carbonic anhydrase family protein: MSHAAIRSFQGHTPQLGERVFIDPASVVLGDVVLGDDCSVWPMTVIRGDMHRIRIGARTSVQDGSVLHITHASDFNPDGFPLTIGDDVTIGHKAILHGCTLGSRILVGMGSVVMDGAVVEDEVIIAAGAVVTPGKHLPSGFVYAGNPAKALRPLKDKERAFFPYTAGNYVKLKDQYLQQTVT, translated from the coding sequence ATGAGCCATGCAGCCATTCGCTCGTTTCAGGGCCATACGCCGCAATTGGGCGAGCGTGTCTTCATCGACCCGGCGAGCGTGGTGCTGGGGGATGTGGTGCTGGGCGATGACTGTTCGGTATGGCCGATGACGGTAATCCGCGGTGACATGCATCGTATCCGCATCGGCGCGCGCACCAGCGTTCAGGATGGTAGTGTCCTGCATATCACCCATGCCAGCGACTTCAATCCCGACGGCTTCCCGCTGACCATCGGCGACGACGTCACCATCGGCCACAAGGCGATCCTGCACGGATGCACCCTGGGTAGCCGTATTCTGGTGGGAATGGGATCGGTAGTCATGGATGGGGCGGTGGTCGAGGACGAAGTCATCATCGCTGCGGGAGCCGTGGTCACTCCCGGCAAGCACTTGCCCAGCGGTTTCGTCTATGCCGGTAATCCAGCCAAGGCGTTACGCCCGCTCAAGGACAAGGAGCGTGCCTTCTTTCCCTATACCGCCGGCAACTATGTGAAGCTCAAGGATCAGTATCTGCAACAAACGGTGACCTAA
- a CDS encoding metal-dependent hydrolase, giving the protein MADFRTHITIATVGGALFAYGGWQAQWWPGSQALLMPALVAFGGILPDIDADRSRSIRLIFNLLSVPALVLGALLLQPWLTPGVLLLSCGAIYFSVRYLGGVLFARLTVHRGIWHSLMAGMLCSFIAAALSFQLLGQESWLAWCHGVAVGLGFLIHLLLDELYSVDLEGARLKRSFGTALKLCDGRRPVSSLLMLIATGALLPWVPPWHVLGDILVQGSLLWR; this is encoded by the coding sequence ATGGCCGATTTTCGTACCCACATCACCATCGCCACCGTCGGCGGCGCGCTGTTCGCCTATGGCGGCTGGCAGGCGCAGTGGTGGCCGGGCTCCCAGGCGCTGTTGATGCCGGCCTTGGTGGCGTTCGGCGGCATCCTGCCGGATATCGATGCCGACCGGTCGCGCTCCATCCGGTTGATTTTCAACCTGCTTTCCGTACCCGCCCTGGTGCTGGGCGCACTGCTGCTGCAGCCCTGGCTGACCCCTGGGGTGTTACTGCTGAGCTGCGGCGCCATCTATTTTTCGGTGCGCTATCTGGGAGGAGTGCTGTTCGCTCGCCTGACGGTGCATCGAGGTATCTGGCACTCGCTGATGGCGGGGATGCTGTGCAGTTTCATAGCGGCGGCCTTGAGCTTTCAGCTACTGGGCCAGGAATCATGGTTGGCCTGGTGCCATGGCGTGGCAGTAGGCTTGGGGTTTCTGATTCATCTGCTGCTCGACGAGTTGTATAGCGTGGATCTCGAGGGCGCGCGGCTGAAGCGCTCTTTCGGTACCGCCTTGAAGCTCTGCGATGGCCGCCGGCCGGTCTCCTCGCTGCTGATGCTGATCGCCACTGGGGCGTTACTGCCCTGGGTGCCGCCATGGCATGTACTGGGGGATATTCTGGTTCAGGGATCACTGTTGTGGCGGTAA